GAAGCATTCATTACTACCGATTGAGATTGTGTTAAAGAATCTTCGGTGCTTTTAGCTTCGTACAAATGATTTAAATAATAAGAAGCTCTTGCAAACCTATCAGAAGGAAAAGGACCTCCTGGTAGCGTATTACTAGGAAAATTATTTTCATTATTCCATTGCCATCTCCAAAATTGGTTTAATTCAATTTGTTTGGCATACGATGGTTCATTGGTCATAACCCTGAAATTCTCATTATCATAAATGATGAACTCTCCATTATGGACTTCGATGATAGCAGATTTTCCAAGTATATCAGATACAGATAAATGTAGCGATGCTTCTTTTGTTGATCCGGGAACAATACCTCCAATTAATTGAATTTGAGTAGGAGCGTCTTTACTAAAAGCGTCTTTTACCTCTTGAACAGAACAGCAAGTGTCTAATACAAATTGTACCCATCTTAAAACATCTAGGTTTTTGCATGAACTTCCATCTGCTCTATGATAGGTAGCATTACTATCATATAATAGATTTGCAACCAATCCTTCAGAGTTTATTCCGTCGGATGCACCAAATGGAGCTTCAGTTCCCACCATGGTAACAACACTATTATATCTAGGAATCCAGGTTAAAGAATGTTCATTTTCAGATGCTGTTCCTGATTTAATAGTATCCTCTTTAGAGTCTACTTTAAAAGCAAAAATAGTAGTTGGCATTTGAGTAGCCCAGTCCATATTTCTAGCTGTGGTCAAATATCTTTTATTGTAATTGTTGAATACTCTAGTACACATGATTATTTGTTTTTATGATGATTAAAATAGTTTGCTTCTAAGTCAAAGAAGTATCTGTAATTGTAGCAAGAATTAGTCCCTGTTGTCCATGTTTACTATTAATAGCAGCAGTTAATTCATGGTTATTACTTGTTTGCGAAACATATTCTTTACGTTTGTCATATAAACGATCATTTAGGCTTTTAATAGAAGTACTATCATCATCAAGTAGTTCAATATTTGTTCCGTTCGAAGCAGAATATGGTACTGCAAATTGATGCGCAAAGCTTAAAGGGTGTTTTTTAGAATCATTCGTAAAAACTATAGTTCCTTCGGTACCATAATATCCTAAACCGAGAGAGGTGTTTTTACTAGCAACATAAGTTCCAGCAAAGACCATATATTCAAATTCATCGGTATCTGAAATATCTTGACGCTTCATAATTTGAACATCTGGTGAAGACAGTAATATTCCATCATGATCGGCCATGAATTCATCTAATTTACCATGCTTTAAGTATAAATCAGAATCTTTCGCATTGTGGTTTTCCCAGTTTTTAACTATGAAATTATGATCGGTTCCATTAATAACCATGCCTGATATGATAGATGGTCTAAGACCTATAGCCCAAATAACTCCACCAATAATTGCACTTGAAACATAATTGATAAATTTTCCTGGAACAGCTTCTATTCCTTTTATAATTGAACCAATTAAAGGAATTTCATCAAGTAAAGCATTTGCTGTAGTTAGAGAAGCAATGTTACTAATGTTAAAAAGTCCTGCTCCTTCAATGTTTTTAGCCATTGCTTTTTTTGAAGATTGTTGAACTAGTTGGGAAAAATGATCTCCCTGATCTTTGTAGTATTGTTCAATTTCTTTGCCTTTATAACCAGCTAAGGTTTTTAAGTTTGCCATTGGCATAGATAAGTTAACAGATGTCATTACTGGATCACTGCCATCTGAAAGTAATTCGGTAAATCCAATATTTTTGTTTCTTCGGTCTATTCCAGATATTAATTCTTGAGTAGCACGTTTTTTAATTTGAAGGTAGTCTTCATCATTTGAAGATAAAATAGAAATCAAATCAATATCAAAAGCTTTTTCTAATTCAGAGATTTTTTTATAACCCCATGCTTCTAATCCATAATTTCTATATGTTTCCGTAGTAATTTCTTGTGTTAATTGTTCCATTGTTATAAGTAGTTAATTTCTTACTCATCAGGCTTTTCAGATTCCGCCTCGTTTTTTATTGTAGTTTCTGAACTCTACGTTTGGTTAATTTGAAAACTTAGATAGCGCTACAGTTGTTTTCTGATATGAAATTACTTTCAAATCAGTTACATTCTGAGATAGATGTTGCGAAACGGAGATTTTATGTTGTGAAACCGTTTTTTACGTTTTTAAAAACGACCAGCAGAAATACTATTAACTAAAGATGAACAACAGGTGCTTAATAAAAATCCCCTTCGTATGAAGAGGATTTTTATTTATATAATTGTTTTTCTAGTTCTAAAATGATTAAATGGATCTTTAGAGTATTTTTCTTTAACCCTAATAAGTTCCTCATAATTTTGAGCAAAATAGGTTTTTGTAGGAATGGAACTGTCTTTAAAACTTATAAAAGCACCAGAAGTGTTAGGAATATCAAAGTCTCTACAAACTTCAATCCAATCTAAAGCTCTGTTGGTATAATCATATAATGTATTGTCTTGGAAGTTTTTTATTTTTTCTTCGATATACTTTTTCATTTCGGGATCCATATTAGCATCTAAAGCTTCCCACCAACATTGATATTGAATAGTATATTGCTTATCGTTATAAGGAAAAGCACTTTCAGTTTCAGGATTGTTTTTATAAAAGTAACCTGTAATAGCTCCTAGTGTAATATAAGAAGTGATGGTGTTTTTTCTATTATGTTCGTTTAATAGAGGAGAGCATAAACTTTCAATTAACTTTTGATGTCCTTTTTTTCCTAAACCTACTTGATCAACCAATCTTGAAGTTATTTTATGCGGAGCTGGAAGATCTAAATCTGGTTGTAAAGGAGTACCGGTTAATAGATGATTATCCAATAAAGCCGCTCTAATTTCATTAAAAGATTCTCTATCCCAAGAACTCATTAAGTTTTCTCCGTAATTACTTTTGTGTTTAAAGTCCGCTCCTGTTGCTGGCTCAATACAAAGCATTTCTTCTGATACGGTAAGTATTCCTTTAAAGTTTTCGTTAACAAATGCTCTTAAGCTATCTTCATTACCTTCCCAATAACCGTTAAACTGACAATTAAGATTGAGGGTTTTATAAGGAACTGGAGTATTTTGATCCCAAGATCTTGCACTCATTTTAAGGTTAGTTCCTATGAGTTGAGGTGAATTGTTAGGTTGAATAAGCTCTTCCCATTTTTCTAATACATAAAGTGCAGGAACATTTCCTACAATTTCATCGGGGTTTGTTATGCTATATGGATTCCAAACAATGTTAAAGCGATGTAATACTTTTGGTAATTCAAATGTTGCAATTTGAAATTCAGTTACAATACCATAACTCATTCCACCACCACCTCTAAGTGCCCAAAGTAAATCATGTCTTCCAGAGCTTTCAGAAATTAAACGTATTATTTCGCCTTCTTTATTTAGCTCATATGTTCTATGAATAGAGCCTTCTTGTTCTATTTTTTGAATAGTACCATCTCCTAAAATAATAGTAGCACCGACTAACCTTTCACAACACATACCGTATTTTCGGGTCCAAGGTCCCCAGCCACCCCCCATGGTGAATCCAGCAATACCAACTGTGGCACAAGTACCGTGAGGTATCATTACATCTTTATCGGCTAATTGAGATGTTAAATCTTTAAAGCGAATACCAGGCTGTATATGAGCAATTGTATCTATTACTTGAACCTTATTCATTTTTGAAACATCTATCAATACAACATTAGTTCCTGTACATTCACCTTCATGATCATGTCCTCCAGCCCTTACGCGAAAAGGGAGTTTATTGTTTTTAGCAGCATTAAAGGTTTCATATACGTCAGATAAGCTCATGCAATACACAATAACAAAGGGGTTGAACTGTAGTCTTCTGTTAAAAATTTGACTGTTTTGGTAATGTTGATAAACATTGTCTAAGCTTCCCCAGTTGGTAGAAACTTGCTCTTTTGAAATAGAGGAATTATCTAATTCTATTAAAAAGTTGTCTATGTTTTTTTTTAGTAATTTATTAATGTTGTCTTGAATTGTGGGGGTTTCCATAATAAAATAGTTTTAAGTTAAAGATTAAAAATATTGACTAGTTAAATATGACTTAGAAAGTATTCTCTAAGCGATTAATTTTTGAATATATAATGGGATAAAAGCAGTATAAGAGAGAAATTTGTCTGTTTAAAAAGAAGTTAAATAAAATCTTTTGATAGATCTTCTCTTATTAGTAATTATCATTATTCTGATGTGAAATTAGCTTCAAACTAGTTACATTATAAGTTAGATGATGTAAAACGGAGATTTTATGTTGTGAAATTGGAATTTTGTTACCAAGTACTTTAAGGTAGCTTTTTGAGACAAAAAAATAGAGTTTACTTTAAAATGGAAAAACTCTTAATAATGTTCTTGTATTTGTCACTAAAAGAAATATGATGATTGTTTTTTAATAATAAAAGGCTTTCCGAAACCATAATTTCTTCTATGGCATGAATGTTTACAATATATTTTCTATGTACCTGTTGAAATTGCTCTTTGTTTAAATAGGTATGTATCTTGCTAAGTGATATTTGAATAACAAATTTTTCATGAGAGGTTATAATGTTACAATATCGATTCTCAACTTCTATAAATATGATATCTTGTAGCTTGACCTTTTTAAGTGTGTTTCTCTTTTTAATGAATAAATATTCATGAGCGATTACTGTATCTTCAGTGTTACTAGCAAAAACATTGATTTGATTGTAAAATTTTTCAATGGCCATTTCTATGGCATATATTAACTCTAGTTCGTTAAAAGGCTTCAATAAAAATCGGAAGGGATTTGTGAGTTTTGCTCTTTCAAATATTTGTCGATCTTTAGATGAAGTTAAGAAAAGAAATGGTTTTCTAGCGTTTGGAATGGTAGAAATAGTTTCCGCAAAATTGATTCCTTCTGGGTTTTCCCCTAGAAAGATATCGATGATTATTAAATCTATATTGAATTGATAAAATTGAGTAATAGCTTCTTTATAATTTTTGGCGGTACCTACAACCTTATAATTATAACGTTCTAAAATTTCTGTAATATCATCTGCAAATTCTTGCTGATCTTCTATGATAAGAATGTTTAGTTTTTCCATTGTTTATTTAAGGTTTAGGGAATTTTAAAATAATTTTAGTGCCAATGTTAACTTTACTTTCAATATGAAAAGAAGCATTGTTTTTAGCAGTAAGTGTTTTGCATAACTGTATCCCCAAACCCGTTCCAATTTCTTGTTGGTTTTTCTTTTTATGTAGAAGAGGAGTTTCTTTAAGAAGATTAGCCACAGTAGTATTGTCCATGCCAATACCTGTATCTTCTATAATGAAATAAATATTGTTTTGAAATAGGTAGGATGTGCATGTAATAATTCCTTTATGAGGGGTGAATTTTATAGCATTATCGAGTACATTTCTAATAATAATTTTCAGAGAGTCTATATCAACTGTTATAAAACTTGGCTGTATGATTTTGTTTGAAAAATAAATTTTTTTATGATCAAACAAAGGTTGATAGTTATAAGCTACTTGTTGCACGATTTGATAAAGGTCAACTTGCTCCATATGAAAATATAATTGCTCGGTTTGTAAAGTTGCCCAGTTTAATGAATTTTCAAGAAGGTTATAGGTAGATCTAGCGATAGAAACATTTTTGGAAGCGATTCGATTTAAGGTTTCATAGTTTTCATTTTCAATGTTTTTTAACAATTTGGAATTACTTTGTTGCATTAAGTTCACAGAAGAACGTAAATCATGACTAACCACAGAGAACAATTTATCTTTCGTTTTATTTAATAGGGTGAGTTCTTTCTTTTGCGAGTTTATAATTTGATGACTTTTACTTTTTTGAATGTAAAAAACACTTCCTAAAACCAAAAGGAGCACTAAGAAAAGAGAAGATATAATGAGGTTATTTCTTTGACTAGATTTTAACCTGTTTTCTGCTTCTAAAATATTAATCTGTTTTTCTTTCTCAGAGAGAGCTAGTTTTTTCTCGAATTGAGCAATATTCCATATATTTTGTTGGTTATTAATAGCGTCTTTCCATTTCTCATATTCTTTTCGATAAATTAATGATTTTGCAAGGTCTTTTCGGTTTTCTTCAACAATTGCCATGTTTAAAGAAGCCTTTCTTTTTACCTCAAAATTATTTGTCTTTTTAGATAGATCATATGCCTTTTTAAAAAAAGGTATAGCTATATTATCTTTGTATTGTTCGTAATACACATTGGCAATATCCATATAAGAACCAATTAACCGAATCGTATCCTTATTTTCTTCCTGTAGTTGCAATGCTTTGTTCAAATACTCAGTAGCCTTGGTATAATTAGATAAATGAAAATAAGCAATACCAATGTCGTGAATAACTGAGCTTTTATGAATGTTTTTTGAGAAGAAGTTAGATTTTCTTACTCTTTCAAAATATAAAATAGCTTTTTGATAAGCCTCTTGTTCTAGTGAAATACCTCCTAAGTTTTTAAGAATGTGATAATAAAAAGGAAAAGTAGAATCTACCTTTTGATAAGTGTTTATAGTTTCAGTGTAGATTTTTTTCTTCATAAAACTATAGCCTCTCATGTAATTTAAGTAATTAAGAATGTCTTTGTTATTATGGACTAAGAGTGCTTTAGAGGTTGATACAATGACAGAATCCCAATTCTTTTTTAAAAAGAATTGGGAGGACTTAAGGAAGTTTACTTCTTTTACTTGGAGTTGGTTAATTTGTTTTTCAAACTGATCAAATTGATTGTTTTTATTTCCTTGTGAAAAAGTTTGAGTACAAAAGAATAGAAACGTAATGTAAAATAACGTTTGTTTCAAATTCATTGATGAAAATTATCCAGGTTATTAATCGGTAGTCTGAACTGTTGTTTCAGTTCCTCTAGACGTTTTAGGATCAATATCCCATACAAAGGTTTGTACAACTTTTATATCACACATATCGATGTGTTCAGGAAATCCTTCAGTTAATCGGGTCGTGAATTCGGCAGTATAAGCTTGGTACTCAAATCCACTAGGAGCATCTTTTAAAAGTTGCGCCTGCGCTTCATCGGCACAGGATAAAAAGAATTGTAACTTACCATGACCAAAATTACTGATAGAAAACAATTGATGAACACTTACCGAGGTTAATTCTTGATAAGAATTCACAAAGAATAAAACGTTTACCGTTATTGATTTTTCAATATCGTCATAAGAAGCTTCTACTAAAGAAGGTAATGGCTTATCGAAATTATTATTAAAAATAATATTTCCTGATTCAATAACTTTTACTTGATTATCAATTTCAATTCCAGGAGGGAAGATGATTGATTCGGGCGAATTTACATTAATGTTCATGACTTCGGGGGTTATAATTTATGTAGTAAATATAAGAAAGTTTATGTACTTAATAAAGAAAAGTATGAATTGCTTTAACGAAAAAACGGTACAGAGTTTGTAAGTGAAAAGATATGAGTAGTTACATTTTTTTATCAAAATTTTATAATAATATTTGTATTTCTGTATAAAAAAATACATATTTGTAACTCGTTATTAATCAATGCTAAAGCCTATAGAATACAATTACTATTTAAAATAATTTCCCTTAACCCCGCAAAAGCCTGGAGCTTTTGTATAAATAGTAATGTATTATGACACATCGAGATTTTGTAAGTGATAGCGCTTTAGTAAAAGATTATATCAATGGAAAAGAAATTGCTATAGAAATTCTTATCAAACGTCATCAAAATAGGTTGTATAGTTTTATATACAGTAAAATTCAAGACCGAGACACCACCGAAGATATTTTTCAAGACACTTTTATCAAAGTTATTCGTACGCTTAAAAGAGGAAGCTACAACGAAGAAGGTAAGTTTTTACCATGGGTAATGCGTATTTCTCATAATTTGATTATTGATTATTTTAGAAAAAATAACCGTATGCCTACTTTTAATAATACGGATGAATTTGATATTTTTTCAGTTTTGAGTGATGGAAGTTTAAATGCTGAAAATAAAATCATTAAGGAGCAAATTTTAAACGATGTAAAAGAGTTGATTAATGAACTTCCAGAAGAGCAAAAAGAAGTATTGGTAATGAGGATGTATAATGATATGAGCTTTAATGAAATATCTGAAAATACAGGAGTTAGTATTAACACTGCCTTAGGAAGAATGCGCTATGCATTAATCAATTTAAGGAAGATTGTAGATAAAAATAAAATTATTTTGGTCAACTAAACAATATAATTGTAAAGTTGACGTTAAATATTTGATAATAAGGGAAAAATATTTATATGATGCAACTTTACTCAGAAAAATCATCTGATTTTCAGATGAGACCTAAAAAAGAAACAATTCAATTTTTGATTAATTACTCGAAAACGCTGAAAGTAGTGAAAACCAAATCAAACTATCTCATTGAATTGAATTTGAATTAAGAGTGGAAAAAGCTTTAACTTGTGTTAAGGCTTTTTTTATTTTTTAGATTTATGGTAATCGTCAATCACAGTTTTTCGACCTATTGTGGTAGTAATAATGTCATTTTCTAATTTCCATCCGCGTGCTGGAGAATATTCTCTTCCGTAATAAATTATTTGTAAGTGTAGTTTATTCCATAGTTCTTTAGGAAATAAACGCTTGGCATCTTTTTCAGTTTGCGTAACATTTTTACCATTGGTTAAATTCCAACGATACATCAATCGATGAATATGAGTATCTACAGGAAAGGCAGGTATGTTAAAGGCTTGTGCCATTACTACACTGGCAGTTTTATGACCTACTGCAGGAAGGGCTTCTAAAGCCTCCATATCAACGGGGACTTTTCCATCGTGTTTCTCTATTAAGATTTGAGATAAACCATGAATCCCTTTAGATTTCATGGGTGACAATCCCACAGGCTTAATAATCTCTCTAATTTCATCTACCGAAAGTTTGACCATATCATAAGGATTGTTTGCACGTTCGAACAATAAAGGAGTTATGGTATTAACACGAGCGTCTGTACTTTGTGCCGACATTAAAACAGCAATTAATAAAGTATAAGGGTCTGTATGATCTAATGGAATAGGAGTTTCAGGATATAAGTTTTCAAGGGTGTCTATTACAAATTGAACTTTGTCGGCTTTGGTCATTTTCAGTATCTTTATATCCACAAAAATACAAATTATGACAACATTAAAAACAGGAGATGCAGCACCTAGTTTTGAAGCTAAAGATGAAAAAGGGACAGTTAGAAAACTGTCTGATTATAAAGGTAAAAAATTAGTATTGTTTTTTTATCCTAAAGCAAGTACACCAGGTTGTACAG
The sequence above is a segment of the Tenacibaculum sp. 190130A14a genome. Coding sequences within it:
- a CDS encoding endonuclease III, which translates into the protein MTKADKVQFVIDTLENLYPETPIPLDHTDPYTLLIAVLMSAQSTDARVNTITPLLFERANNPYDMVKLSVDEIREIIKPVGLSPMKSKGIHGLSQILIEKHDGKVPVDMEALEALPAVGHKTASVVMAQAFNIPAFPVDTHIHRLMYRWNLTNGKNVTQTEKDAKRLFPKELWNKLHLQIIYYGREYSPARGWKLENDIITTTIGRKTVIDDYHKSKK
- a CDS encoding RNA polymerase sigma factor, yielding MTHRDFVSDSALVKDYINGKEIAIEILIKRHQNRLYSFIYSKIQDRDTTEDIFQDTFIKVIRTLKRGSYNEEGKFLPWVMRISHNLIIDYFRKNNRMPTFNNTDEFDIFSVLSDGSLNAENKIIKEQILNDVKELINELPEEQKEVLVMRMYNDMSFNEISENTGVSINTALGRMRYALINLRKIVDKNKIILVN
- a CDS encoding response regulator transcription factor → MEKLNILIIEDQQEFADDITEILERYNYKVVGTAKNYKEAITQFYQFNIDLIIIDIFLGENPEGINFAETISTIPNARKPFLFLTSSKDRQIFERAKLTNPFRFLLKPFNELELIYAIEMAIEKFYNQINVFASNTEDTVIAHEYLFIKKRNTLKKVKLQDIIFIEVENRYCNIITSHEKFVIQISLSKIHTYLNKEQFQQVHRKYIVNIHAIEEIMVSESLLLLKNNHHISFSDKYKNIIKSFSILK
- a CDS encoding linear amide C-N hydrolase, with amino-acid sequence MCTRVFNNYNKRYLTTARNMDWATQMPTTIFAFKVDSKEDTIKSGTASENEHSLTWIPRYNSVVTMVGTEAPFGASDGINSEGLVANLLYDSNATYHRADGSSCKNLDVLRWVQFVLDTCCSVQEVKDAFSKDAPTQIQLIGGIVPGSTKEASLHLSVSDILGKSAIIEVHNGEFIIYDNENFRVMTNEPSYAKQIELNQFWRWQWNNENNFPSNTLPGGPFPSDRFARASYYLNHLYEAKSTEDSLTQSQSVVMNASVPVNFKSTLDDYPNIAQTLWTSISSHNELTYYFTNARTMSSIQVDLKQINLFPSNVSNLIVVSEKDNVFINHELTGLQNKNFKEATDPFISKAVLV
- a CDS encoding FAD-dependent oxidoreductase, with protein sequence METPTIQDNINKLLKKNIDNFLIELDNSSISKEQVSTNWGSLDNVYQHYQNSQIFNRRLQFNPFVIVYCMSLSDVYETFNAAKNNKLPFRVRAGGHDHEGECTGTNVVLIDVSKMNKVQVIDTIAHIQPGIRFKDLTSQLADKDVMIPHGTCATVGIAGFTMGGGWGPWTRKYGMCCERLVGATIILGDGTIQKIEQEGSIHRTYELNKEGEIIRLISESSGRHDLLWALRGGGGMSYGIVTEFQIATFELPKVLHRFNIVWNPYSITNPDEIVGNVPALYVLEKWEELIQPNNSPQLIGTNLKMSARSWDQNTPVPYKTLNLNCQFNGYWEGNEDSLRAFVNENFKGILTVSEEMLCIEPATGADFKHKSNYGENLMSSWDRESFNEIRAALLDNHLLTGTPLQPDLDLPAPHKITSRLVDQVGLGKKGHQKLIESLCSPLLNEHNRKNTITSYITLGAITGYFYKNNPETESAFPYNDKQYTIQYQCWWEALDANMDPEMKKYIEEKIKNFQDNTLYDYTNRALDWIEVCRDFDIPNTSGAFISFKDSSIPTKTYFAQNYEELIRVKEKYSKDPFNHFRTRKTII
- a CDS encoding tetratricopeptide repeat-containing sensor histidine kinase; the encoded protein is MKKKIYTETINTYQKVDSTFPFYYHILKNLGGISLEQEAYQKAILYFERVRKSNFFSKNIHKSSVIHDIGIAYFHLSNYTKATEYLNKALQLQEENKDTIRLIGSYMDIANVYYEQYKDNIAIPFFKKAYDLSKKTNNFEVKRKASLNMAIVEENRKDLAKSLIYRKEYEKWKDAINNQQNIWNIAQFEKKLALSEKEKQINILEAENRLKSSQRNNLIISSLFLVLLLVLGSVFYIQKSKSHQIINSQKKELTLLNKTKDKLFSVVSHDLRSSVNLMQQSNSKLLKNIENENYETLNRIASKNVSIARSTYNLLENSLNWATLQTEQLYFHMEQVDLYQIVQQVAYNYQPLFDHKKIYFSNKIIQPSFITVDIDSLKIIIRNVLDNAIKFTPHKGIITCTSYLFQNNIYFIIEDTGIGMDNTTVANLLKETPLLHKKKNQQEIGTGLGIQLCKTLTAKNNASFHIESKVNIGTKIILKFPKP